The region CTGCCAAGCCACTCGAGCTCTCCACAAAGTAAATCTCCATGTCGGTGGTGTACTCACGGATCTCCAGGCGGGAATCCTTAAACACCGAGATGCGCTCAAACATGGGAGCGTTGTCATTGACATCGGCCACGAGAATAGTGAGATGGGCGTATCCAGAGAGACCGCCCGTATCGGTGGCTATAATCTTGAGGCTATACAACTGCTGTTTCTCACGATCCAAGCCCCTCTTTCCCGTATAGGAGACGCGGAAATAGGGACCCGAACTGAGCTTAAAGTTCGTTTGCATAAAGGTGGTGTGCAACTCCTGGTACTTGAACTCATCGTTCCATTGATCCGTTAGGTTGAAGATATTGAAGGCACCAGTTGTGGATGGCATCTTGTGCTGAGTGGTATTTCCCGAGGAACTACCATTTATGTATTCTATGCTGAACTCTTCGCTATAATCTCCCTGAAGCTGAACTCTGAACTCAGCATTGGGTCCTTCATCGGCATCCTGGATGAGTATAGCATGGTTCATCGATAGCTCTGTGCCCACGGCGCAGTTTTCATTGATCAAACCCACATAGGTGAGTGCATTGAACTTGGGAGCATTGTCGTTGACATCGTCCACCTTGATGTTCACCTGGTAGATGCCAGCTCCACTCACCAATCCCGTGCTGTACTCCACGATCACGGTTAGTTCATAGCTGGCCTGCTGCTCCCGATCCAATCCAATCAAGGTGAGCAGAGTTCCATCCTCCGTAATAGATATCTTGTTCACCACCTCCTGCTGATTGGCTATGATGTAGCGCAGTTTTATATTCGTATCTCCCACGAGTCGTCTCGGCAACCGACGCCTTGACTTGGAACTGCGACTTCGGTTTCGACTGCGGAATCTACTGCCCATGGTGAGGTTGCGTCCAGTTGCTTCTGAAGGCATTTCCCGGAAAGTTCCCAGCTCGTTGTTCACCAGATTGATGCCATTTTTGTACAGCAACTGGCCAATGATGCCACCCACAACGTTCTCCTCCACATGGAAGTTGATGACGTTCATGTTGATCTCTCTGAAATTaatggtatttaaaaaatgtatatttaatttaagaaatataaatttaacatcattttcatttaatttccatCTTCACTGAATTTAGGAAAGTGAAAACGATACTTACTCTATGACAGGTCTTAGAGGCACCTTTTGCTCTGGTTTGTTAACAATATGGATGGTAAGATTTGTGATGAGTACACCTTCATCGCTGAGTTCACCGGGCGAGGCTATTGTGGTCAATGGAGATGAACTTCGCGACATGACCAGTGATTGCGAAGAGTTGGCAAAGAGCTGAGTAGATGTTAAAAAAAGTGATACATTACAAAAATTAGGGGAAACAGTTATTGTATGAGCTCAACTCACATAATTTGCCACCGCCTCGAACTGATAGACTTTCCGTTTGAATTCCGACAGTTCCCTTATGACTGTGATAATGCCCGATCGCTCTTCGATGGCGAAGGGAACACCCTCTGAATAAGTGTGCAGGAGGTCGTACATAATCTCATCCTCCCCATCATAGATCAAAGTGGTGCGTACTTGACCCACAGAGGTTCCCAGCGGCGTGTTCGCACCCACCCAGAATTCGTAAGGCGCACCCACAAAATCAATGGCCTGGTCATCAATGGTGGCATACACTTCGATGGTGATCACTGCCAAGGAGAATCGCCGCTCGGAGGGATTAGTGGGCTGATCACTGGCCTCCACAAAGACGGCAATGCGTCCTCTTCTTAAGGGTCCTCCCACATAGATAGTTCCATTCTTGTTATCCAATCGGAAAGGTATATAGCCACTGCCTTTTGGTCTTTGCAGTTCGTATAGAAGTTTACCATTGGGACCCTCGTCCGGATCGTGGGCAATAACCCGACCTATCACATAGCCCGTGGGAGCATTGATGGGCACCTTGAATTCATATAGATTTCCATGTTCAAACTTGGGTGTATTGTCGTTTGTGTCCAGCAAAGTGATCTCCACCTGAACCTTACTGGGTCCTGGCTTCTTCAGGTGCTTGTCATCCAGATACGAAGGATTCCTTTCCAGGGCCTCCACATTCAGTTGGATAGATCTGCGTTGCTCGCGATCCAGCAAGCGATCATCGCGCACAGTTATCCAACCCGTTCGGGAATCTATTCGAAAAGCACCCGTAGCATCTTTGGTTTCCACTAGATTGTACAGAAATTCAGAGTTCTCGCCCTGATCACGATCCACGGCATTGACCTGGAGTACACTGAAGCCAGTGGGCAGGTTCTCCACAATGGAGATGTTGTAGAAATCAGCCTCGAACTCGGGAACATTGTCATTTAGATCCAGAACCTCAACTTCGATGCTGTGAATACAAAATTAAGATTTATTGGTATTAACTGGTCCATTTACTTACCGTGCTAAAGCTTTCTTAAGGGGATTGTCCTTCTGTCGCGCCTCCAACTGAAGCACAAAGGTATTTCCTGGTAGACTCTCCTCCTCCAGATCGATTTCCTTCTGCAGATACATGACACCATTATGGGGATTCACCCGGAACAACTGACGTTCATTGCCCGAAATGATGTCATACACAAGCGAAGCATTCAGAGAATCCTGATCGAAGGCCATTATGGGTGGGGCAAAGTACAGGGGTATCCTTATGGGCACTCCTGTCATCGGATAGAACTCATTGATCCTGGTTCGATATACTCCCTCGGTAAATTTTGGCGGCAGATCGTCTACGTCTCTCACATTGATTGTGATCGTGGTATTTGCTTGGTTGGCAGGGGTTCCCCGATCCCAGGCAAATATTGGCAGCTTAAATTGCCGGATGCCATTATCAAAATCTAGTTCGCGCTTCAGGATCAGCAGAGGTCGATGGGGACTTTTGAGGGCAAAGTAGGGACTTCCATCTGCAGATAGTTGCTCTGGAACCGTGGACATGCTGAAGTGAACCTCGGAATTCGGAGTATTGGGCTTGTCGCGATCGAAGGCCTGTACTCCCTCAAAGATGATGCTCTCAATGGAGGTGTTCTCATCCACATCGACTACGTAGGGGACGTTCAGGAATTCCGGAGCATTGTCGTTCACATCTTCGATGTACACGGTAATAGAAAGGTAGCTTCCCTGAGAATTTAGGAAAAACATAGGTTTTGTATAGTACTAGCAtacattattttgaaaatgtggTGATCTAATATTTCTTAGatttgcaaataaataaacttatttagattcttacaaaaaaataaaatttttaaattttaaaaatattaaaaataagaaaatgatTGTATCTTCTTGGTACCAAAGGCactatattaatttttataaaactaaaatacaCTTCCATAAGATAAGACTACCACGGATTAGAAAACCCACCTCCTCCAATTTCTCATGCTTTCCGGCACACAAGATCCGGAACTTCAGCAGGTTTCGGGGCACATCGCGGTCCACGAGTCGCTCCAGCGATCGCGCCAGGCTGACCACCAGGGTGGTGGCATTGTGCTCCGTGAGGTTGAAGTACTTGTGGTCTCCGCTCGCATCGGCCCCCTTTAGGGCCGCCGAGGATCTGGGATACGCCTGCAGTCGGAGGATCTCCTTGCCCACCTGGGCGTCTTCCCTGAGCCGGATGAAGCGCACACCTTCGCTTTCCGCGGCGACGCCGTCGAGCGTGTGAAACGCACAACTACCGGAGGTGGCTAAAAAGTGGGGCACCAGATTACAGATTACTATATATAGGAGGTATGTGGCATGTAGAAGAAAAGTAAAACTTTGACAAATTGTCGCTGTTGTTTATTTGGGCATGCAAATTTTTTCGCGCACTCTGAGAACCGAAAACGGAAAAGCCCGAGAAAAACACAATTGGAAAATCACCGAGAGCGGAAAAGGCGACGTGCGGAGCAAATTGTGGGGGGCTGTGTGGCAAGGGGCCGTGTGGCAAGGGGGCCGTGTGGCAAGGGGGCTGTGTggcaggggcgtggcagaACTGGCGCCAGCTAACCAAAAACTTTCTACGTTTGTCGCGTGGCCCATTCGACTGCGATTTTCATGTGCAGTTGCAACACTTTTCCACATGCATTCAACTGTCTCCCTGTCGCGGATTCTCCCCCACCTCTGGGAGAAACATGGAGTCGCTCCGATGGCCTGGCTGCAATCAGCTCTTGCAAATTATTTTCTGCTGCCTTAGTTCCCACCCTCATGACATAAttaagcattttttgtttgcccacGGCTCGACTGgcatcccatcccatcccaatCCCAGCCAGATGTGTTCCGAGTGACAAGAAGACGACACCAGCACATCGTCGTCTGACTCGCTGACATTTCTCCGAGCTTcattttctttcttgtttttatttttcggaagATCTCCTGCAGCGGGAAATTATCATTGTTGCTttcagatgcagatgcagatgcagtgAAATCTTGGCCAGCGTCAAGTAGCTTCTGCTGGCGGAGATGGGGCTGGGGACGGAGACATTGTCGGTGGCCCCATGTCGTTGAAGGCATTGCTGGTTTATTGTCTTATTTGTGGCTTAGTTTTATGTTGCTTGTTGCCTTTGCCGCAGTTGTAATTTGAGTTGCAATTTCTATTATTTACTTGCAGTTTCTGGCTCACTTCGGTGCGAACTCTTGGCGTTGGAGGGTTTCCCCTTTGGGTAAGAAAATCATAGGCTTGTAAATTAGAAATGTTGATAGGATCTGTAGtctaatttatatgtatattttacaattttttgcttttaaatatcattaaagaaattatattgcattattattatttgtttgttagAAAAGTTTAAGTTATAAGACATTTCAGGTAAAAGGCATTAAACTTTACATTTTAATGAGCTATTATGAAGGCCATTAAACTCGTTGTTATATGTCTTCTTAAAAAACTACAGACAAATTAGGTTTGAATGAATCTTAAATTccttttattgaaaatatttacttgCAAAGTTTTTGGTTCGAATTTTCTTGAGCGTCATAGATGcatttattagttttaaattgcTTACATGTTTTATTTGCATTAATGCTAGCCAACCAACATGTTTATTATATATCATTGGAACGGggcaaaaaattttaagttaattaattCCAGTTTATGGATTACACTTTTCACTTGGAGGTCACATTTCTTGTTCATatgttggttttttttttattttattacacaaATGATTTTAATGCCAATCTTTCCCAATCATTTACGACAGTCACATTCAAATAATCATGCATTGCACTTAGCACTTTAAAGATTGACGGCTTTTCGTAACGGTTCTTCAACTCATTTCCCACAACATAAATGTCATTCTCATTGTTCTCATAAAACAGAAATTATATGTAATTCATATGCACCATTCACATGTGGCCCGAACGCTTTAGCACTTGCTGGCGGCACAATGTCTAGCAACCATTTAGCCATTCATACTTGGAGTCGCGCCTAGCCAACATCTAGAACATTAAGCTCAGGCGGTCATTCCAAGTAACACAAacgaattaagttttaattagAGCATTGCCACACACTCACTGCGCCAGCGACACTTGGGTTCCCAAGACGGGTTTGCGAGTTCACGGCGGGGCGGTCGCGGTCGCGGTCGCAGATTCCCCCAACTTGGCCGGTGGAAGGTGCCCAGGAGCAGGTTACCGATATATGGGTCAGGCGGTGGTTGGACCTAAGCTGGCCCAAAGTGGGTCAGCTGTCAGTCGTTGCATAAACAAATCGACAGGTTGCCGCATTGAGATAATGGTCTCAAAATAAATCGATTTCCTTGCACATTTTTCGCCAGCCCCTGAGGAAAAGCTGTCGCACCAGCATTTAAATTCGAAAATTTGGGTTATTTAACGGTCTGCAAACGAGCCAAACGGGTtgcatgcccagacgagggaGAGGGGGGACCCAGCCAAACGAAAGACTTAGGCGACAAACTGCGTCCAGCACTTGATTTACGCGGACCAACACATCAGCGCTCAGGCGGAGAGATTCGAGGCTGGGggacacacacgcacacacattaGCCGAGAGATTTATGAACAGATCCCGCCAACTTAAAAGGCCATAACGGCTTGGGGCGGGCGCTTTGGCTACCAACTTGCCTTGCACTTGTCCCGCTTTCGCAGCCTGGGAGGAAACAAACAGCCCAACAATGGCCACTGGCAGAACCCAAAAACACTTGGCTGCCATGTCCTGGCAGGCTCTGGCGGATTTTCACTTGACTTTTCCTTTGATCTGTGGCTCTGAGCACTATCCACCAGCTCGCATCGCGCTTCGAGCAACGAACAACCGACAACGCAAACACCTCGCGACCAACTGAAGCTATCTTCCCAACCGAACTGCAGGCTGGAAACCGAGTGCGATGAGACTAGTTTTTCACACACAGctggaaaacaagaaaagccaCGACAAGTGGCTGAGGAAAAGCGCTGCCAAGAAAGGTGGCAGGGGTGCTGGGTACTAGATCAACGTATCCTTGGCCATACAGACTCGCTCAGAGACCGTTGCGCTTGTACTATTACTTATTTCTCTAGTGCGTTGCGTGCTGGCCAAAAGACAAAAGCCAGGCCCACTGAATGAAAGCCAGGCAGAAAGCGAGAAACAAGGAAGGAAGGTCCAATAGCGTCGAAGCCAGCTGGTCGTAAAAGTATAAACAACAAAAGTGATTAACATAAAGCATAAACATGCAGTTCGCTGGGGCTGCGAGCCCTAGGCACATTTGGCTGCTGATGGTGATGATGCCCCTTGATGGTGATGGTAATGGCGACGGAGATGCCGCAATGGAAAGCCGAGTCAGCAAGTcagaaatcaaacaaaacaCGGCCAGACAATAAGCGATAATCCGCAGTGGATCCAATTCGAGCCGAGTGGGGAATGGGAACCGCTGCAGTTGCAATAAAGGCATATTAACGGTTCTCGGGCTCCGAAGATCGGTTGGAGATGGTGCGCCACTGCTGAAAAGAATCAAGCCTAGGGAGAGCCCATAGGGagtgggaaaatgctaacaaGACAGCCGCGGAGAAAGAGCGAAGAAAGCCAGAGGCTCCGAAGACTGAGCAGCGTTTGCATTATGCGGTTTAATAGCTTTACATAACACCTGAGTGGAGACGAAGTCGAAGCAACCGCAGTGGATGCGACTGACCGACAGCCCAGAGCAACCTACGCAAAGgtgtgcactgaaaaaaaaaaaatgaaacataTATATGCGCCGAATACCTCTCGAGATTCTCTTTGGAACCTAATGCAAATTAACGAAGATTATAATAAACTGAAtctatattaataatattagttaTACGGCTACTACCagaaatatataaagattTTGAAACACCTGTAAAGTGaaccaaatattttatgagtATATATAAGTTCTCTGTGggatacaatttatttaagttaataaatgatatagtattttaaaagGACTTTTTAGTGGTTACCTATACAGAAAAACATTGAtgattaaattatgataagtCGAAAACTGAAGTACAGTGAATAATACTTTCTCCCAGTGTACGCGCGGCAAGCGGCGCCGTCTTGAAGAGCCGAACCGAGCGAGCCAGCGGCTTGGAAAATTGGCGCGTGCGAATGCTCCTGGTCGCGCAGCTCGCTTGTGGTGAGCCACTGCAGTTCGCTGGAAGAATCAATGCTAATCAGCGAGGGCTGCTCGAGAAGTCGGCAAGTGAAAGCAGGAAGGTATGCTAATCCATCGGCTCTCTTCACCTGCCACATCAGGTTACACATCAGTCATTGGACTCGGATTGGGTGTGAGGCAACCAACAAATTGGGTATGCATCGTTGGGCTAAAGGGATTTCAAAACTCTTGACTAATTAAACTGAACATTTGCGTACAACATTCCTTCTTCTCTTTTTTTGAAACCGCTTGCCTACAATATAATCTTTATGTAACTTTCGGCTTTTTGGCCTACGCCGATAGAAACTAATGATCAATTATGGCCATCATATCTTGCAGTTTGGTGGCGGAGTTAAACGATTTCATGTTTTTTCGACTGCAAATCTATTTCAACTAGTTTTTGGGATTTGCTGGCTGCCAGCTGCCATTTCCAGTTTACGCAATGACTAGTCCAAGTGACAAAGGCATTTCACAAAAATCATATCAAAATTCACGAATGCGATTGAGCAGCGTAAAGTAAAACGACAAAAATGTATTGAATGGAGGTTTTTTCCATTAATCTTTGTGTGATAAAATCGGGATTACAGCCAACGCTTAGCTTAGGGCACCTGCTCCACTTAaatgtattgttttttaaataataggTAAACAATGCCGCAACTCACACGCAACATCAATAATTTGCACATTGACCCTTTGATTTCTGTGTCAACGTTTTGACAAATGTTTATGTTTGCCAAAATTTGTGTTATTGTTAGAAAGTAAAAGGTGGATTAAAGGTGGAATAAATtcgtttacatttaaaactgCGCGCTCAAAGATGTGGGTCAAGTGCGCCATCTTCATAGTGTTGTTAGATCTTGGAACTAAGGCAGCGCCACCTAGCAAAGATAGTTACTTCCAGAAACAGCCGCCTTTCAGCGGTCGATTTTATGGCGCCACTGTGCAGCTCGCACTCAGTGTACTCTTATTATACTCTTGCAAAGggtattataatattgatCATGTTCTTAACGTTGTTCACaggcatttttaaaatttttagcaaCAAGCTAGTTTActttacattaaaatatactttaataatcaattaaatgagTCAGGAGGTTTGTTTAATAAGAGTATGTGATAGATATTTGAGATCAGTTTGAGTTCGTTGTTACAGTTCTTTGTCTTAAGCCTGTTTCATGTTCTCAAGGCTGAACTGCAGGATGACCACAATATAGTTCATGGCATAGGAGACCAGGAAAAGCCAAAACGAGTTGTCCAAGGTGAAAAGACCTAAAATACAAAACTTAACACTGCCAGTGGGTGAGACCAAAGGAAATGGTGTTGGGGACATGGCCTGGAAAAGTATGTGGTTACACAAAATTACCCTTCTATTTTCGAATTATGCCAGCTTCACCCACCTGTTCCCGAGTCAATTCTTTGGGTAGATATTCCAGTTCCAGGCAGCTTTTTTGTAATCGACCTGATCTCACCTGGCAAAGATGGGCGGCCAAAACGACGGCATAGAGCTGGACTGCCATAATCAGACAGTTATTCGAAATGGTCAGGGGGACCCCATGAAGGGAGGTAAAATACGACATGAAGGCGTAAATATTGGCCAGGATGTTGATGAAGTTGCCAATGACCAGGAGAAAGAAGCCCAGCTGAAAGACCCTCACGAATCTCTGGACCAATCTCAGCCAGCTGCGTTCCCTTTGCAGAAGTCTAGCCAGGATGGGTTCCTCTTGCTCCAGCTGGTTGTAGCACTCCAGGATTAGCAGCATGCCCCCGAATATACCATTTGCATAGACACTCGAGACATGTTGTACGTAGAGTTGGACTCCAAAAGCTGCCAGTTGGGTCCAGGGCAGACGACTTCCGGCTCCCTCAAGAAAGGGCACATTGCAGAACAGTTCGTAGAAGGAGAGGAGCAACTTCAGCCACAGGAACAGGGTGGACCACCAGCTCAATCTTCGCCGGCGATGCAATCTCGCCAGGCCCGTCACCAATAGAGCCAACTCCTTGCGATTAAGGAGGTGGGTTCCCAGGAGAGCCAGGGAAATGAGGAAATCTCCTATCATGGCGCCCAAGGCAATTGTCTTGAAGACCGTCGAAAGTCGGACATTCGTGGCCTCATAAATTTCAGAACTTTGCCACACAATTAGCGGTGCCACCGAGGTGAGTAGAAGCCACCTGAAAGCCGCACTTAGGGTCACCCATCGCTGACAGCGGGCGACCTCTGACCCACCAATTCTGAACGGGGCCAAGGCCAACAGCTGCCAGAGTCTGAGCAGCACACAGAGACCGCAAACATGCGGCAATCGCGACATTTTCCGGGCAACTGACCCCACTACAATTCGACTTCTATCTGAGTGTCAGCAAGCGCTATCGCCGCCCCAGAGGCACTAAGCCAATTTCAGATAAGTGCCATCGATATGTATTTCTATCAACAAATTGCAAACATTACGATTAAATGAAAGAGTTGCGGTGTCCCTCGCCCGACTGACTCACAGTCCCCAGTGCATTGGCGCTGATTTCGTGACCGGAGCTCAGGTCTTGGGCTTAACGCGCAGCTGGAAGGTCTTGGTCAGCGTGGACATAAAGTTGGGCATTTCCTTCATCTGGTTGAGGGCCTCGTTCTTCGTATTCGACTGGTACTCGTAGGCCACCTTCCGGTTCACGGCGGTCATAAGGCGGAGCAGCTCGGCCCCCTCTGGCGTGGATGCCTCGTTGGAGGCGGCCAGGTCCAGGACGCGGCACAGGCTCTGGATGAACCAGGAGCCATCGTCAACGTTGCGGAACGAGAAGAATTCTAAAAGGTAAGAGAAGACTATATTAGACAAAGGGCaggaaaatgtaattaaaataaatgatcgCCTTTTATGAGATAGCAATTCAAATATTTGgagcaataaaaaaatatatatgttttaaaatccCGAAGCATCTTTTAATGGaaatatgaaaacaaataCTCAATTTCTATAATTGAAAAAagaatatgaatatgaatatgactttatacatatattaagtaTCTTTTACACACTACCCCTTTAAACCCCCAACTGATTGATGTGAAAAGCCTAATAAGCAGGGAAAACTTTCATTATGTTGTGAAACTATGAAAAGTGGATTACTTTTGACAACACTCACTGTCGAAGGTGGAATAGAAGACGAGCATGTCCGCCGTGCTGGGGATGGCGTAGGTAATGGGCTGTACGGGGGCAACGGTATCCGGGACCAGTTCCCTGGTCATCACCGCGAAGCTTGAGAACTCGACGGCCTTCTCCAGATTTTCGCCGCGGCAGGCCTGGATGAAGAAGAGCTTCGGTTTGTTCTTCAGTGTTTTGCAGTTGTCGCCGAGGAAGGGGTTCCACAGACGTTCCACCGGGTAGGACATGTCCTTGGCATAGACCTTTCCCTCAGTGCCGTGCGACATCACCGCCAACACAAAGCAGTCGTTCCGACTGTGATCCTCGCGAGCCACTGCAAGAATAGATATAATTGATTCACATTGTAAGTAAAATGGGTTTCTGGAAATTATTTATCAAAAGATAATACATtctttgtaaatttaaaatacaacttTTTTGACTCACATTCAGATCGAACAGAAAACCCGATTACTGTCTTTATCTCATAATTATTGCAGTTATAAAAGTAGTGACTTTGTTTTGATAATGATAAGATATCAGTGTTTGAAATATGTCACCAATACCGAGGAAGGAGAATCACTTGAAgtgtaatttaaataacaataatggGGATTGTTATTGCGCTCTTGCAACACTTGCAAGgtaataaaagtattttagtCACGAAATTCTTCTCATTGTGGAAAACATTACTTTGTACTTTACCACAAAAGACAAAAATAAACTTGATTCAGTTGGTAGATAAAGCGGTTTTACTGATTTATGGCCGCCACAGAGCTTCTGGTCGCTGTATGTAAGTTGTAGCACCTTCTTTTGTGGAAACTCACCCTCCTTGAGCTTGTCGTTGATGTCGGAGAAGGTCAGATCGTCGTAGGTCCGGACATCGAAACCGAATCCCTTGAGCGTGGCCTCCATGTCATCCCGATCCTTCTCAGTGCCCACTCGCTGCTTCTGCCCCTTGACGTCCTTGTGGTTGAGGATCAGCGCAATGCCCGCCCGCTCGCAGTTCTCGTATGTGTCCTCTGTGGTCGGCCGCGAGATGATGATCCTCTTGAGATCCAGCTCCGAGGTGGGCGTCCTGGCGATCTGCGTGGCGTCCGCCTTGTCCTTCTTGTGCTTGTTCTTCTGGCCGAAGAGCGAGAAGTCGGTGTCGTCCATTTCTGACCGTCCTCGCGCTGTGGCAACCTGTGACTAAGCGCGATTAGGTTTTCTAGCTATCAAACgaaccaaaaaagaaaaagctcCCTCTCTCACTTCGGCGCTTATCTAATCAATGCAGGTGTCTTATCAGCCTGCTGGGGTGGTGGTTCTCCCGCTCTTGGCGACATTTTTCGGCTCTTGCAAAACGTTGATTAGCCTGCTCGAGGGGAAGTTACGTTTATTGGCAGTAAAATACAATTCGCTTTGCCATTGCACCAGACAATTTGATTTCCCTGACGGGTCACGCCCACAAAAATGGGGGCCGCCCGTCGGGGAAATTGGCAACTTCCGGCGAAAGTGTCGCTGGGAGGTCTTAAtgtgttttcaataaaattcaGATGCGCAAAAAAGCATTGGGCGGCCAACTTGGGCACGCAGTTCAAATTTTCCACGCACACAAAGTAACGGAAACCGGAAATGAGAATGGCGTCCCAAAGTCGCAGAAGTACCAATCTAAGATGTACCTAGGAAACAGAGGGAGAAAAAGTTTGCAAAGTGGTTGAAACTATGTTAAAACTGACTTTGAATAATAGCTTAattgttttgaatttattatataaattcaAACAAATTCACAATTCTAATTGATTTAATAGTT is a window of Drosophila biarmipes strain raj3 chromosome 3R, RU_DBia_V1.1, whole genome shotgun sequence DNA encoding:
- the LOC108022975 gene encoding LOW QUALITY PROTEIN: cadherin-89D (The sequence of the model RefSeq protein was modified relative to this genomic sequence to represent the inferred CDS: inserted 2 bases in 1 codon), with protein sequence MPVNNVKNMINIIIPFARRDASWWIVLRATDQRKSQVKIRQXACQDMAAKCFWVLPVAIVGLFVSSQAAKAGQVQATSGSCAFHTLDGVAAESEGVRFIRLREDAQVGKEILRLQAYPRSSAALKGADASGDHKYFNLTEHNATTLVVSLARSLERLVDRDVPRNLLKFRILCAGKHEKLEEGSYLSITVYIEDVNDNAPEFLNVPYVVDVDENTSIESIIFEGVQAFDRDKPNTPNSEVHFSMSTVPEQLSADGSPYFALKSPHRPLLILKRELDFDNGIRQFKLPIFAWDRGTPANQANTTITINVRDVDDLPPKFTEGVYRTRINEFYPMTGVPIRIPLYFAPPIMAFDQDSLNASLVYDIISGNERQLFRVNPHNGVMYLQKEIDLEEESLPGNTFVLQLEARQKDNPLKKALARIEVEVLDLNDNVPEFEADFYNISIVENLPTGFSVLQVNAVDRDQGENSEFLYNLVETKDATGAFRIDSRTGWITVRDDRLLDREQRRSIQLNVEALERNPSYLDDKHLKKPGPSKVQVEITLLDTNDNTPKFEHGNLYEFKVPINAPTGYVIGRVIAHDPDEGPNGKLLYELQRPKGSGYIPFRLDNKNGTIYVGGPLRRGRIAVFVEASDQPTNPSERRFSLAVITIEVYATIDDQAIDFVGAPYEFWVGANTPLGTSVGQVRTTLIYDGEDEIMYDLLHTYSEGVPFAIEERSGIITVIRELSEFKRKVYQFEAVANYLFANSSQSLVMSRSSSPLTTIASPGELSDEGVLITNLTIHIVNKPEQKVPLRPVIEEINMNVINFHVEENVVGGIIGQLLYKNGINLVNNELGTFREMPSEATGRNLTMGSRFRSRNRSRSSKSRRRLPRRLVGDTNIKLRYIIANQQEVVNKISITEDGTLLTLIGLDREQQASYELTVIVEYSTGLVSGAGIYQVNIKVDDVNDNAPKFNALTYVGLINENCAVGTELSMNHAILIQDADEGPNAEFRVQLQGDYSEEFSIEYINGSSSGNTTQHKMPSTTGAFNIFNLTDQWNDEFKYQELHTTFMQTNFKLSSGPYFRVSYTGKRGLDREKQQLYSLKIIATDTGGLSGYAHLTILVADVNDNAPMFERISVFKDSRLEIREYTTDMEIYFVESSSGLAAPQATAAMMLAPPPYHIPGSPRYNQDRERSVGVGAALGVVARAKSRRRMVRAVSIKCPLFAIYEDTPVGIKVLQLSATDEDYGKNAQLHYELQGEQVERTPGMPMLRVHGVRYFTIDKVSGELSVNYPLSANIEIWLNLTVTDIDGLKDSACLRFTVMDVNNHAPTFKKSWYSFDTPEGEYKDSVLGQLTAIDMDFGENANITYTLSDSHLPFTIKPASGVLKISGQLDRELKDKYSFQVMATDNAPTMQRMSSSVDVEVNVLDINDNRPEFIGYDDQTKAVKFIPNVADRTMMLPVYKAYLDRSTQPGTFVRQLTAIDKDNVGNGNGLVLYSIRHQEMQAPLFQIDSRDGTISTISRINGYNDYEHLNVSVIASDVGSPALSATAVVIVNLQGQAVTDPPKSTPKPEPPANVTVFQHAYYEVKLTENNEAPIEVMRLNLSAGLNPENYRWSLWLEEGLDETDAHPPFEYDAKNMLLYALKPFDREHISRYQLRIRADRLSREARNYARVAYPVVDERIEGLSLNECRILVHIADENDNAPKFRGNGQPIVAVLPQSASFGYPVTRVVANDLDEGLNAEIRYRLLNEPTRLFGIDELSGNIRLLADLPRDERIYGFDVKATDRMGADDGRSGIVNVFVYIIDEARQVRLVVAGMPVEVERRIEGLMEALSDAIGKDVRVRLLEPYSGGLEPATNAYIYAVDPHTNSIMEMEQLQESLAGLQLDALQLQQQKLDGGKLMPRIIELAEFGQSPRPAHASSSSFMGGLEFVTVVLLALISLGALMAACCYLCMRQKRRLWSQRDFTASDAGLTYTIAGIGSPRGQKQRRQRQQRHTQRCSKGSSTGSQRPTSAFMPESVCSSAQTQSTATATEKLEQQLHHHHQQQAMATQQQHHQYLNEQQRQQQREYIDVPLPKSIVKAAAAAASGGDGNVGTGSTPFVLKYNACQPVNNLNNYETSLFSLHSTGQDSGVEFLSSRELYETSPDSFQHGGSKRSNNPELLCPRHAKAHLELRQPHPNTDSSDTYEDSLKTDEPLVAHNCRSANCEHRQHQQLNNHHPHYQNTRFEKRSCVRHSFSGVKDDLMQQSPQISLRPRGHALRNSMNDLEQRLHNLEQSFRRPLEFSKSNSLF
- the LOC108023404 gene encoding caspase-3, encoding MDDTDFSLFGQKNKHKKDKADATQIARTPTSELDLKRIIISRPTTEDTYENCERAGIALILNHKDVKGQKQRVGTEKDRDDMEATLKGFGFDVRTYDDLTFSDINDKLKEVAREDHSRNDCFVLAVMSHGTEGKVYAKDMSYPVERLWNPFLGDNCKTLKNKPKLFFIQACRGENLEKAVEFSSFAVMTRELVPDTVAPVQPITYAIPSTADMLVFYSTFDKFFSFRNVDDGSWFIQSLCRVLDLAASNEASTPEGAELLRLMTAVNRKVAYEYQSNTKNEALNQMKEMPNFMSTLTKTFQLRVKPKT
- the LOC108022984 gene encoding putative gustatory receptor 89a, which codes for MSRLPHVCGLCVLLRLWQLLALAPFRIGGSEVARCQRWVTLSAAFRWLLLTSVAPLIVWQSSEIYEATNVRLSTVFKTIALGAMIGDFLISLALLGTHLLNRKELALLVTGLARLHRRRRLSWWSTLFLWLKLLLSFYELFCNVPFLEGAGSRLPWTQLAAFGVQLYVQHVSSVYANGIFGGMLLILECYNQLEQEEPILARLLQRERSWLRLVQRFVRVFQLGFFLLVIGNFINILANIYAFMSYFTSLHGVPLTISNNCLIMAVQLYAVVLAAHLCQVRSGRLQKSCLELEYLPKELTREQAMSPTPFPLVSPTGSVKFCILGLFTLDNSFWLFLVSYAMNYIVVILQFSLENMKQA